From the Streptomyces sp. Sge12 genome, the window GATTTCTACCGGCTCCTGCTGGGCCCCACGATGATGTACTCCGGCGGCTACTGGGAAGACGGCGAGGACCTGGTCGCCACTCTCGACGAGGCCCAGGAGCGCAAGCTCGACAAGTTCGCCGAGCTGGCGGGCGTCGCCGCCGGCCGTACCGGGCGTGTCCTGGACATCGGCTGCGGCTGGGGCACGATGCTCAACCGCCTGACGACGGTGCACGGTGCGGAGCAGGCCGTCGGTCTGACCCTGTCGCGCACGCAGGAGGCGTTCATCGCCGGCCTGGACAACCCGCGGATCACCACGCTGGTGCAGAGCTGGGCCGACTACAAGGTCGCGGACGACAGCGAGAAGTACGACGCCGCGTTCTGCATCAACGCGCTGGAGCACTTCGTGTCCTCCAACCTGCCGCCCAAGGAGCGCACCAAGCGCTACCGGTACTTCTTCCAGCAGGTCGCGAACGCCCTGAACCCGGGTGCGAAGTTCGTGCTGCACACCATGACCGCCGAGGCGCTGCCGATGAACCGGGCGCTGCTGGACGACCTGAAGTTCCTGCAGCGCTCGGAGTTCGAGGGCTGCCACATTCCGCACCTGAGCGAGCTGTCCGCCGCCGCGGAGGGTCTCTTCGAGATCGACGAGATCGTCAACGAGCGGGAGTCGTTCGCGATGGCCTGCCGTGCCTGGCTGGTGCTGCTGGCCGAGCGCCGGGACGAGGCCGTGGCCCTGGAGGGCGAGGAGGTCGTCTCGCGGTTCGAGCGCTACCTCGACATCTTCGCGTACACGCTCGAGGACAAGTTCTTCAACAACTTCCGCGTCACCATCACGCGCCGTTAAGGAGGTTGACGTGACGAGCAT encodes:
- a CDS encoding class I SAM-dependent methyltransferase — translated: MTTVAPKSVDPEVDAIRHHYEVSNDFYRLLLGPTMMYSGGYWEDGEDLVATLDEAQERKLDKFAELAGVAAGRTGRVLDIGCGWGTMLNRLTTVHGAEQAVGLTLSRTQEAFIAGLDNPRITTLVQSWADYKVADDSEKYDAAFCINALEHFVSSNLPPKERTKRYRYFFQQVANALNPGAKFVLHTMTAEALPMNRALLDDLKFLQRSEFEGCHIPHLSELSAAAEGLFEIDEIVNERESFAMACRAWLVLLAERRDEAVALEGEEVVSRFERYLDIFAYTLEDKFFNNFRVTITRR